Proteins encoded in a region of the Psychromicrobium lacuslunae genome:
- the mmsB gene encoding 3-hydroxyisobutyrate dehydrogenase, which translates to MTNYGWIGLGNMGGPMTANLAKAGHQVRGFDLNPEASAAAAASGVQIVDSIAEAVAGAEVIFTMLPKGEHVRSVFDGPDGIWANAAQSSLLADSSTVDIETSQFCHQRSTDLGFHFVDSPVSGGISGAAAGTLAFMLGGEPEDTERVRDYVAPMSGKTIVAGAATAGIAAKICNNMMLFIDLMAASEGSQLAEHLGLDPQVFWEIASVSSARSWAQQTWYPAPGVVPTAAANNNFDATFRVDLARKDVGLALQAGLSTGVKLPAAELVSAQLDELINEGLGDKDCSLIVKHASPDGTVRGYTP; encoded by the coding sequence ATGACGAACTACGGCTGGATCGGCTTAGGAAATATGGGCGGGCCGATGACCGCAAATCTGGCCAAAGCAGGTCATCAGGTGCGCGGCTTCGACCTGAATCCGGAAGCCAGTGCGGCAGCGGCTGCAAGCGGTGTGCAGATCGTCGACAGCATCGCGGAGGCGGTGGCCGGGGCCGAGGTGATTTTTACCATGCTGCCCAAGGGCGAACATGTCAGAAGTGTTTTTGACGGCCCGGACGGGATCTGGGCCAATGCCGCACAGAGCAGCCTGCTTGCCGACAGCTCAACGGTGGATATTGAGACCTCGCAATTCTGCCATCAACGTTCGACTGACCTCGGCTTCCACTTCGTGGATTCACCGGTTTCCGGCGGAATCAGCGGAGCCGCCGCGGGCACCCTTGCTTTTATGCTGGGCGGAGAGCCCGAGGACACCGAGCGCGTGCGCGACTATGTGGCGCCGATGTCCGGCAAGACGATTGTGGCCGGTGCGGCTACCGCCGGTATTGCGGCGAAAATTTGCAATAATATGATGCTCTTCATTGACTTGATGGCTGCCTCCGAAGGTTCCCAGCTGGCTGAGCACCTCGGTCTGGATCCGCAGGTGTTCTGGGAGATCGCTTCGGTTTCCTCGGCACGCTCCTGGGCGCAGCAGACCTGGTATCCGGCTCCAGGCGTCGTACCGACCGCAGCGGCCAATAATAATTTCGACGCCACCTTCCGGGTCGACCTGGCCCGCAAAGACGTCGGTCTTGCCTTGCAAGCGGGCCTCAGCACCGGCGTCAAGCTTCCAGCCGCCGAGCTGGTCAGCGCACAGCTCGATGAGCTCATCAACGAAGGGCTCGGAGATAAGGACTGCTCACTGATCGTTAAACATGCCTCCCCGGACGGTACCGTGCGGGGTTATACGCCGTAG
- a CDS encoding LysR family transcriptional regulator: protein MREFVDSHRHLEALMTFLAVARLGRYNAAGEALGVNHSTVSRRIRALEKAMGGRVLSRTPAGWEVTSLGRQAMQAAEQVEGALASLERNSNGVEMKGVVRVAAPDAFSTEFAAPALSLLQAEHPGLSVELISATQRVRQNRSGVDLEVVVGKPSVHKATALHLMDYALGLYATAEYLDRYGEPKSIAELADHRINFYIESALQIDDLDRATEELPQCRRGIDSTSVFAHVAATEAGAGIGLLPTFLAEQRSGLLRLLAEDYCHPLSYWVVIRQEAMRSPVVAAALRTLQSLA, encoded by the coding sequence ATGAGAGAATTCGTGGATTCACACCGCCACCTGGAAGCACTAATGACCTTCCTGGCGGTTGCCCGGCTCGGTCGCTATAACGCTGCCGGAGAAGCACTCGGAGTCAATCACTCAACGGTGTCCCGTCGGATTAGAGCCCTGGAGAAGGCAATGGGCGGCCGGGTGCTGAGCCGGACGCCGGCGGGTTGGGAAGTCACCTCCCTAGGGCGTCAAGCCATGCAGGCGGCTGAACAAGTGGAGGGCGCGCTCGCTTCGCTGGAACGAAACAGCAATGGGGTGGAGATGAAGGGTGTGGTCAGGGTCGCGGCACCGGATGCCTTCTCCACCGAGTTTGCCGCTCCGGCGCTAAGCCTGCTGCAAGCCGAACATCCGGGGCTGAGCGTTGAGCTGATCAGTGCAACCCAAAGGGTTCGACAAAACCGTTCAGGAGTTGACCTTGAGGTAGTGGTGGGGAAACCCTCGGTGCACAAGGCGACCGCCTTGCATCTGATGGACTATGCGCTCGGTCTCTACGCCACGGCCGAATATTTGGACCGCTACGGCGAGCCAAAGAGTATTGCCGAATTGGCCGATCACCGGATTAACTTCTATATTGAATCCGCACTGCAGATCGACGATCTTGATCGGGCGACCGAGGAACTGCCTCAATGCCGGCGCGGCATCGACTCAACCAGCGTGTTCGCGCATGTCGCCGCTACCGAGGCGGGGGCCGGCATCGGCCTGTTGCCGACCTTCTTGGCCGAGCAGCGCAGCGGGCTTCTCAGGCTACTGGCCGAGGACTACTGCCACCCGCTCTCGTACTGGGTGGTAATCCGCCAGGAGGCGATGCGCAGCCCCGTAGTGGCGGCCGCGCTACGCACCCTGCAGTCCCTCGCTTAG
- a CDS encoding MFS transporter — protein sequence MANSNQLAPEGNTAITQPSGLKRVVLASMAGTVVEWYEFFLYATAATLVFSKIFFPDTGNVLDGIIKAFLTYAVGFVARPIGGVVFGHFGDKYGRKKLLQFAIILVGVTTFLMGCLPTFGQVGYLAPILLVVLRFFQGFAVGGEWGGAVLLVAEHSPDKQRGFWASWPQAAVPMGNILATLVLLILSGTLSQEAFLSWGWRIGFWLSVVIVAVGYYIRSRITDAPIFQEARKELEQNQKAGYGVFQVFRLYPRGVFTAMGLRVGENILYYMVVTFSITYLSSQLKMVTSTILILLLGAHVLHFIVVPIVGRFTDRIGRRPLYALGAGLMIVWGFICFPLFNTKNDWIILLTVCLGLMVHALMYAGQPAIMAEMFPTRMRYSGVSLGYQVTSIVAGSLAPVIATWLLSIYGNWVPISIYMAIAAVITLIAVYFLRETKGSSLHALDEADRQRLRGTA from the coding sequence GTGGCGAACAGCAATCAGCTCGCACCGGAGGGTAATACCGCAATAACTCAGCCAAGTGGCCTCAAGCGAGTGGTGCTGGCATCAATGGCCGGCACCGTGGTCGAATGGTACGAATTTTTCCTCTACGCCACGGCTGCCACCCTGGTTTTCAGTAAAATCTTCTTCCCCGATACCGGCAATGTCCTGGATGGCATTATCAAAGCCTTCCTGACCTATGCCGTTGGTTTCGTTGCCCGGCCAATTGGCGGCGTCGTTTTTGGTCACTTTGGTGATAAGTATGGCCGGAAGAAGCTGCTGCAATTCGCCATTATTCTGGTCGGCGTCACCACCTTTCTGATGGGTTGCCTACCCACCTTCGGGCAGGTGGGCTACCTAGCCCCCATCCTGCTAGTGGTATTGCGCTTCTTCCAGGGCTTCGCCGTGGGCGGTGAATGGGGTGGCGCGGTGCTACTGGTTGCCGAGCATTCCCCCGATAAGCAGCGCGGTTTCTGGGCCAGTTGGCCACAAGCCGCAGTTCCGATGGGGAACATTCTGGCTACCTTGGTGCTGCTCATCCTCTCCGGCACGCTCAGTCAAGAAGCATTCCTCTCCTGGGGCTGGCGGATTGGTTTCTGGCTTTCGGTAGTGATCGTGGCGGTGGGTTATTACATCCGCTCCCGGATCACCGATGCACCGATCTTCCAGGAAGCCCGCAAAGAACTCGAACAGAACCAGAAGGCCGGCTACGGCGTCTTCCAGGTTTTCCGGCTCTACCCACGCGGCGTATTCACCGCGATGGGGCTACGGGTTGGTGAGAATATCCTCTACTACATGGTGGTCACCTTCTCGATCACCTACCTGAGTTCGCAGCTCAAGATGGTCACCTCGACGATTCTTATCCTGCTGCTCGGGGCACACGTACTCCACTTCATCGTGGTGCCGATCGTGGGTCGCTTCACCGACCGGATTGGTCGGCGTCCGCTCTACGCGCTAGGTGCCGGGCTGATGATTGTCTGGGGGTTCATCTGCTTCCCTCTGTTCAATACCAAGAACGACTGGATTATCCTGCTGACCGTTTGCCTAGGACTGATGGTGCATGCGCTGATGTATGCCGGCCAACCGGCGATTATGGCGGAAATGTTCCCGACCAGGATGCGCTATTCGGGTGTCTCGCTGGGCTATCAGGTGACTTCGATTGTGGCTGGCTCACTGGCCCCGGTGATCGCCACCTGGCTGCTGAGCATTTACGGCAACTGGGTGCCGATCTCGATTTATATGGCAATCGCCGCGGTGATTACGCTCATCGCGGTCTATTTCCTGCGGGAGACCAAGGGCAGTTCACTGCACGCTTTGGACGAGGCAGACCGGCAACGCCTGCGCGGAACCGCCTAG
- the deoC gene encoding deoxyribose-phosphate aldolase — MTENLASYIDHTLLKPEASREDVLKVCAEAIEYGFKSVCVNPIWVKTVHNALRDSPVLSCSVIGFPLGATPTDVKVFEARGATLDGVDEVDMVINIAAARAGDKGALVDDIAAIAEAVHAGGAILKVIIETSLLNDEQKVLACEAAVEAGADFVKTSTGFNGGGATVEDVALMRSVVGPEIGVKASGGVRSREDAEAMIAAGASRIGASSGIAIVTGSTGSSSY, encoded by the coding sequence ATGACTGAAAACCTAGCCAGCTACATTGATCACACGCTGCTGAAGCCGGAAGCCTCCCGAGAAGATGTGCTCAAAGTCTGCGCCGAGGCCATCGAATATGGCTTCAAGTCGGTCTGTGTTAATCCGATCTGGGTCAAGACCGTACACAATGCACTGCGCGACTCCCCGGTGTTGAGCTGTTCGGTGATCGGTTTCCCGCTCGGTGCCACCCCCACCGATGTGAAGGTTTTCGAAGCCCGCGGCGCCACCCTGGACGGTGTCGATGAGGTCGATATGGTGATTAATATCGCCGCCGCACGAGCCGGCGATAAAGGCGCCTTGGTCGACGATATTGCCGCTATCGCCGAAGCCGTGCACGCCGGTGGAGCGATTCTCAAAGTGATTATCGAAACCTCACTGCTCAATGATGAGCAAAAAGTACTCGCCTGCGAAGCCGCCGTCGAAGCCGGTGCAGACTTCGTGAAAACTTCCACCGGCTTCAACGGTGGCGGTGCAACAGTGGAAGATGTCGCTTTAATGCGTTCAGTGGTCGGGCCCGAGATCGGCGTCAAAGCCTCCGGTGGAGTGCGCAGCCGTGAGGACGCCGAAGCAATGATCGCAGCTGGGGCCAGCCGAATTGGCGCTAGCTCCGGGATTGCGATCGTGACCGGCAGCACCGGCAGCAGCTCGTATTAG
- a CDS encoding phospho-sugar mutase, with amino-acid sequence MTAVDAQLLARAQEWANADPDPATAAELRALLEAVQSAQDPSITAQAVQELQDAFAGTLQFGTAGLRAALGAGPNRMNRVVVRRAAAGLAAFLLAQASEAAEPYRPRAVVGFDARHNSDIFAQETAAIFTAAGIETFLMPSALPTPLLAFAVRALGCEGGVMVTASHNPPQDNGYKVYLGGRAVDESGRGSQIVAPYDALIAQQIDAVGPLDSIELAPSGWQTVASEIIAAYAQGLLELLKPEQFPARELKIVLTPMHGVGGETAEQVLRSAGFNDVSQVSAQAAPDPDFPTVAFPNPEEPGALDLALQTAEQLGADIVLANDPDADRAAVAAVDPSSGQWRMLRGDEVGALLGAHLVARSAATPAHPAAPAHPDSPALPAAEGETAVPRGVFANSIVSSRLLARIAAANDFEHHQTLTGFKWISRVPGLSYGYEEALGYCVAPSLVRDKDGISAALLIAELAADAKAQGRTIFDALDDLALRHGLHASDQLSVRVADLGLLSAMMNRLREHPPQSFGGSAVDAAIDLAAGSESLPPTDGLLYLTKNSSRVIIRPSGTEPKLKCYLEVIVPVDSAADLPAAKRAARAELDSVLDDVREALGL; translated from the coding sequence ATGACTGCCGTTGACGCCCAGTTACTCGCCCGCGCCCAGGAATGGGCGAATGCAGACCCCGACCCGGCAACCGCCGCGGAATTGCGTGCCCTGCTCGAGGCAGTCCAATCAGCGCAAGATCCCAGTATCACTGCTCAGGCGGTGCAGGAGTTGCAGGACGCTTTCGCCGGTACCTTGCAATTCGGCACCGCTGGACTGCGCGCAGCCCTGGGGGCCGGACCAAACCGGATGAATCGTGTCGTGGTGCGCCGTGCGGCAGCCGGCCTTGCAGCGTTCTTGCTCGCACAGGCCAGCGAAGCAGCTGAGCCCTATCGGCCACGTGCTGTGGTCGGCTTCGACGCCCGGCACAATTCAGATATTTTTGCCCAGGAAACCGCTGCTATTTTTACCGCTGCCGGCATCGAAACCTTCCTGATGCCTTCCGCGCTGCCGACCCCGTTGCTGGCCTTTGCGGTGCGTGCGCTGGGTTGTGAGGGCGGCGTGATGGTGACCGCGAGCCACAATCCGCCCCAGGACAACGGCTATAAGGTCTACCTAGGCGGCCGAGCCGTCGACGAGTCAGGCCGCGGCTCACAAATTGTGGCACCCTACGATGCGCTGATTGCGCAGCAGATCGACGCTGTTGGCCCGCTGGATTCGATTGAGCTGGCCCCGAGCGGTTGGCAAACCGTGGCGAGCGAAATAATCGCCGCCTATGCTCAGGGCCTGCTAGAACTGCTCAAGCCAGAGCAATTCCCGGCCCGTGAACTGAAAATCGTGCTCACACCGATGCATGGGGTAGGCGGCGAAACAGCCGAGCAAGTACTCCGGTCAGCTGGCTTTAACGATGTCAGCCAGGTCAGCGCGCAGGCCGCACCAGACCCTGACTTCCCCACCGTCGCATTCCCGAATCCAGAGGAACCCGGGGCCTTGGACCTCGCCTTGCAGACGGCGGAACAGCTCGGCGCGGATATCGTGCTGGCGAATGACCCCGATGCGGACCGAGCCGCAGTGGCCGCGGTCGACCCGAGCAGTGGACAATGGCGGATGCTCCGGGGTGACGAAGTGGGTGCCCTATTGGGCGCTCATTTAGTCGCTCGTAGCGCCGCCACTCCGGCTCATCCAGCCGCTCCAGCTCATCCGGATAGCCCTGCCCTTCCGGCCGCTGAAGGCGAAACCGCAGTTCCGCGCGGCGTCTTCGCCAACTCAATTGTCTCCTCCCGGCTGCTGGCCCGAATTGCCGCCGCTAACGATTTTGAACATCACCAAACCCTCACCGGCTTCAAATGGATTTCCCGGGTGCCCGGGCTGAGTTATGGCTATGAAGAAGCTCTAGGCTACTGTGTCGCACCGTCCCTGGTTCGCGATAAGGACGGAATTTCCGCTGCACTGTTGATTGCTGAGCTCGCGGCCGACGCCAAGGCTCAGGGTCGCACCATCTTCGACGCGCTCGACGATTTGGCGTTACGGCACGGGCTGCACGCCTCGGACCAGTTGAGTGTTCGGGTCGCCGATCTGGGCTTGCTGAGCGCCATGATGAATCGACTACGGGAGCATCCACCGCAGAGTTTCGGCGGCTCGGCGGTCGATGCCGCAATCGACTTGGCGGCCGGGAGCGAAAGCCTCCCTCCCACCGATGGCCTGCTCTACTTGACTAAGAACTCCAGCCGGGTGATCATTCGACCGAGCGGCACTGAGCCCAAACTCAAGTGCTATCTAGAAGTCATCGTGCCGGTTGATTCGGCAGCCGATTTGCCAGCGGCTAAACGCGCCGCCCGGGCCGAATTAGACAGCGTGCTAGACGATGTACGCGAAGCACTCGGTCTCTAG
- a CDS encoding purine-nucleoside phosphorylase, whose amino-acid sequence MSNFQEAFDAAAAAAQYIAEHTGVQNHDVALVLGSGWGAAADLIGETTATLDASDVPGFSAPAVAGHVGTIRSVLTKEGKRALVLGARTHYYEGKGVRAVVHGVRTAAATGAKTLVLTNGCGGLNPQWAPGTPVLISDHINLTATSPLEGATFVDLTDLYSSRLRDLAREVDPTLDEGIYAQFTGPHYETPAEVQYAKTIGASLVGMSTALEAIAARHAGMEVFGISLVTNLAAGISETALSHQEVIEAGEAAGPRISALLAAIISKL is encoded by the coding sequence GTGAGTAATTTTCAGGAAGCTTTCGACGCCGCAGCTGCGGCAGCCCAGTACATTGCCGAACACACCGGGGTGCAGAATCATGATGTTGCCCTGGTTTTGGGCTCTGGCTGGGGCGCAGCAGCCGATTTGATCGGTGAAACCACTGCCACATTGGACGCAAGCGATGTGCCTGGCTTCTCGGCACCTGCGGTGGCGGGACATGTCGGGACCATTCGGTCCGTGCTGACCAAAGAGGGCAAGCGTGCCCTGGTGTTGGGAGCCCGCACTCACTATTACGAGGGCAAAGGAGTGCGCGCCGTGGTACACGGGGTGCGCACCGCGGCAGCGACCGGGGCGAAGACCCTAGTCCTGACGAATGGCTGCGGCGGCCTCAACCCGCAGTGGGCTCCAGGCACACCGGTGTTGATCAGCGATCACATTAACTTGACCGCCACCTCGCCGCTTGAGGGCGCCACTTTTGTCGACCTCACCGATCTGTACTCAAGCCGCTTGCGCGACCTTGCCCGCGAAGTCGACCCCACCCTGGATGAGGGGATCTACGCCCAGTTCACCGGCCCACACTATGAAACACCGGCCGAGGTGCAGTACGCCAAGACCATCGGCGCCAGCCTGGTAGGCATGTCCACCGCGCTGGAAGCGATTGCCGCCCGGCACGCCGGAATGGAGGTCTTCGGTATCTCGCTGGTGACTAACCTGGCGGCAGGGATCTCCGAAACCGCGCTCAGTCACCAAGAAGTGATTGAAGCCGGCGAGGCAGCCGGACCGCGAATCTCCGCACTGCTCGCCGCTATTATTAGTAAGCTCTGA
- a CDS encoding NAD(P)H-quinone dehydrogenase, whose amino-acid sequence MSIQTDLQIPSLAILGGGPGGYEAATVAAALGAKVTIIERAGLGGSAVLTDVVPSKTLIATADVMNRFAGASDLGVRFDVDGGDCVPLMRADMKEVNDRLMRLAQEQSADIKAGLETSGVRILIGQGKLLDNHTIEVTSDNGVEIVTADAILLAVGAHPRELPSAKPDGERILNWAQIYSLTELPRELIVVGSGVTGAEFASAYDGLGSRVTLISSRDQVLPGEDPDAAQVLEDVFARRGMTVLSRSRAESVVRTDDGVLVTLADGRTVTGTHCLVCVGSIPNTEGIGLENAGVALTEAGHIKVDGVSRTTAPNVYAAGDCTGVLALASVAAMQGRIAMAHLLGDGLRPIKLMQVASNIFTSPEIASVGVSEADVLADRYQGDVIKLPLKTNPRAKMRGTTDGFVKIIARRGSGTVIGGVVVGANASELIFPIALAVTQKLHVDDVASTFTVYPSLTGSISEAARRLHVHM is encoded by the coding sequence GTGAGCATCCAAACTGATTTGCAAATTCCCTCCCTGGCAATTCTTGGTGGTGGCCCTGGCGGTTACGAGGCGGCAACCGTGGCGGCCGCTCTCGGTGCCAAGGTAACGATCATTGAGCGCGCGGGTTTGGGCGGTTCCGCGGTGCTCACCGACGTAGTGCCTTCGAAAACTTTGATTGCCACCGCCGATGTGATGAATCGTTTTGCCGGGGCAAGCGATTTGGGGGTGCGCTTCGACGTTGACGGCGGTGACTGCGTCCCGCTGATGCGAGCCGATATGAAAGAAGTCAATGATCGGTTGATGCGGCTCGCTCAGGAGCAATCTGCTGATATCAAAGCTGGCTTGGAAACTTCAGGGGTGCGGATCCTGATCGGCCAGGGCAAGCTGCTCGATAATCACACTATTGAGGTGACTAGCGACAACGGGGTCGAAATTGTCACCGCCGATGCCATCTTGCTCGCGGTGGGCGCGCATCCGCGCGAACTGCCCTCCGCTAAACCTGACGGCGAACGAATTCTGAATTGGGCGCAAATTTATTCGCTGACCGAGTTGCCACGGGAGCTGATCGTGGTCGGCTCGGGCGTCACCGGTGCGGAGTTCGCCTCAGCCTATGACGGGCTGGGTTCACGGGTGACGTTGATTTCCTCCCGAGATCAGGTGCTTCCCGGCGAGGACCCCGATGCAGCTCAAGTACTTGAAGACGTCTTCGCCCGTCGCGGCATGACTGTGCTTTCCCGCTCCCGCGCGGAGTCCGTGGTGCGCACCGACGATGGCGTGCTGGTCACCCTCGCGGATGGTCGCACCGTGACCGGTACGCACTGCCTGGTCTGTGTCGGCTCGATTCCCAACACTGAAGGCATTGGGCTGGAAAATGCGGGGGTGGCGCTCACCGAAGCCGGGCACATCAAAGTCGACGGTGTTTCCCGAACCACCGCGCCGAACGTCTATGCGGCCGGTGACTGCACCGGGGTACTTGCCTTGGCTTCGGTTGCCGCCATGCAGGGACGGATTGCGATGGCTCATTTGCTTGGGGACGGACTGCGGCCGATCAAGCTGATGCAGGTGGCATCAAATATCTTTACTTCACCCGAAATCGCCTCGGTGGGTGTTTCGGAGGCGGATGTGCTGGCCGACCGTTATCAAGGTGATGTGATCAAACTTCCGCTCAAAACCAATCCGCGCGCCAAGATGCGCGGCACCACCGATGGCTTCGTGAAGATCATCGCGCGCCGGGGCTCCGGCACAGTGATCGGCGGCGTTGTGGTGGGCGCTAATGCCTCCGAACTGATCTTTCCGATCGCGCTCGCGGTGACGCAGAAGCTTCACGTAGACGACGTTGCCTCGACCTTCACCGTTTATCCTTCGCTAACAGGTTCAATCTCCGAAGCAGCCCGCCGCCTGCACGTCCACATGTAG
- a CDS encoding MFS transporter, protein MSVNDVVIPKANTRGRVIIASLVGTSIEFYDFYVYATAAVLVFPKLFFPNADGVTQLLSSFAVFGVAFVARPIGSILFGHFGDRIGRKGTLIASLLTMGIATFLIGCLPTAQVAGWTFWAPALLVVMRFAQGLALGGEWSGAALLATENAPKNKRAIYGTFPQLGAPIGFILANVLFLVLNLTLSAEAFSSWGWRIPFLASAVMVIIGLYVRLKLVETPAFQKIVEQGEVSKLPIGRVFRTSWWQLILGTFIMLATYVLFYLMTTFTLTFGTTAASIDDAKAAAVKAGKPMTQAAIDAFVPGLGYTRNDFLLMLIVGVVFFGIFTLVAGPLAEKYGRRKSLIVITALIFVFGLCFVPLVAGGFVGAMAWLIIGFTLMGLTFGPMGAFLPELFPTNVRYTGSAVSYNVSSILGAAVAPFIAVALWQAAHGSTWLVGIYLSAMAVLTLIALFLSKETKDKDLVELSS, encoded by the coding sequence ATGTCAGTGAACGATGTCGTTATTCCCAAGGCCAATACCCGGGGGCGAGTGATCATTGCCAGTCTGGTTGGCACGTCGATCGAGTTTTACGATTTCTACGTCTACGCCACCGCAGCGGTTTTGGTCTTCCCCAAGCTTTTCTTTCCCAATGCCGACGGGGTCACCCAGCTGCTGAGCTCCTTCGCCGTCTTCGGCGTCGCATTCGTTGCCCGGCCGATTGGCTCGATTCTCTTCGGCCATTTCGGCGACCGGATCGGTCGCAAGGGAACCCTGATCGCTTCACTGCTCACGATGGGCATTGCCACCTTCCTGATTGGCTGTTTGCCCACCGCACAGGTCGCTGGATGGACCTTCTGGGCACCCGCTCTGCTAGTGGTGATGCGGTTCGCACAGGGTCTGGCGCTCGGTGGAGAATGGAGCGGGGCCGCCCTGCTGGCCACCGAGAACGCGCCTAAGAACAAGCGCGCGATCTATGGCACCTTCCCTCAATTGGGGGCACCGATTGGCTTCATTCTGGCCAATGTGTTGTTCCTAGTGCTCAATCTGACGCTTTCCGCTGAGGCCTTCAGCTCATGGGGCTGGCGGATTCCCTTCCTGGCCAGCGCCGTGATGGTGATCATCGGCCTCTATGTTCGGCTGAAGCTGGTGGAGACCCCGGCTTTCCAGAAGATCGTCGAGCAGGGGGAAGTTTCTAAACTGCCGATCGGTCGGGTCTTCCGGACCAGCTGGTGGCAGCTGATCCTTGGCACCTTCATCATGCTGGCGACCTACGTGCTGTTCTACTTAATGACCACCTTCACGCTGACCTTCGGCACCACAGCGGCGAGCATTGATGATGCTAAGGCTGCTGCGGTGAAAGCCGGTAAGCCGATGACTCAGGCCGCGATTGATGCCTTCGTGCCGGGCCTTGGCTACACTCGTAATGACTTCCTGCTGATGCTTATTGTCGGCGTGGTGTTCTTCGGTATTTTCACCCTGGTGGCTGGCCCGCTCGCGGAGAAATACGGCCGCCGCAAGTCCCTGATCGTGATCACCGCGCTGATTTTCGTCTTCGGGCTATGCTTCGTGCCCCTAGTGGCTGGCGGATTCGTTGGCGCGATGGCTTGGCTGATTATTGGCTTCACTCTGATGGGGCTGACCTTCGGGCCGATGGGAGCGTTCCTGCCGGAACTCTTCCCGACTAATGTCCGCTACACCGGCTCAGCGGTCAGCTACAACGTCTCCAGCATCCTGGGTGCCGCGGTGGCGCCGTTCATCGCCGTTGCACTCTGGCAGGCCGCTCACGGCAGCACTTGGCTGGTCGGCATCTATCTCAGCGCGATGGCGGTGCTCACGCTGATCGCGTTGTTCCTCTCCAAGGAAACCAAGGATAAGGATCTGGTGGAGCTCAGCTCCTAA